From the genome of Winogradskyella forsetii, one region includes:
- a CDS encoding DUF1015 domain-containing protein produces the protein MPKIIPFKAVKPTRAIVGLVASRPYQSYTLNERESRMAYNPYSFLHIVNPGYKYDQEVTGEERYRLVKNRYLEFKEDGIFIQDEKPSFYVYKIVNRLGQKFSGIIAATSAEDYEKDIIKKHEDTIAKREETFKTYIQTVGFNAEPVLLTYPDNTTIAEIIKETQKGYAEFEFTMTYRDTHYLWKIDNDETIATIQEEFNKMNKVYIADGHHRSASSYLLYRDEKAKNPNHNGDESYNFFMSYLIPESDLVIHEFNRLIKDLNGLSKEEFLIKLDEFYRIENRGVMPYNPSKPHHFSMYLDGEFYSLYLRKTAYEFKTALDQLDAQVLYKTILQPILGINDLRKDNRISYVNGQHEMVTIKSSVDSGEFTVGFGMCPSNVEQMKQIADEGLRMPPKSTYILPKLRSGITIYEY, from the coding sequence ATGCCAAAAATAATCCCATTCAAAGCTGTAAAACCAACCAGAGCTATCGTCGGTCTTGTGGCCTCACGTCCTTATCAGAGTTATACTTTGAATGAACGCGAATCAAGAATGGCTTATAATCCTTACAGTTTTCTTCATATTGTGAATCCTGGTTATAAATACGATCAGGAAGTTACAGGAGAAGAACGTTATCGGTTGGTAAAAAACCGTTACTTGGAATTTAAGGAAGATGGTATTTTTATTCAAGATGAAAAGCCTTCGTTTTATGTGTATAAAATTGTGAATCGACTGGGACAAAAATTTAGCGGAATCATTGCTGCCACAAGCGCTGAAGATTACGAAAAGGATATCATCAAAAAGCATGAGGATACTATTGCCAAACGCGAAGAAACCTTTAAAACCTATATTCAAACCGTAGGTTTCAATGCAGAGCCTGTACTCCTAACCTATCCTGATAATACTACAATTGCTGAGATTATTAAAGAAACGCAAAAAGGTTATGCCGAGTTTGAATTTACCATGACCTATAGAGACACACATTATTTATGGAAAATAGATAATGATGAAACCATTGCGACTATTCAAGAGGAATTCAATAAAATGAATAAAGTTTATATTGCAGATGGTCATCACAGATCAGCGTCTTCTTATTTATTATACAGAGATGAAAAAGCAAAAAATCCGAATCATAATGGTGATGAGTCTTACAACTTTTTTATGTCCTATTTAATTCCAGAATCTGATTTGGTCATTCATGAGTTTAACCGACTGATAAAAGACTTAAATGGCTTGAGCAAAGAAGAATTTTTAATAAAGTTAGACGAATTTTATCGTATTGAAAATAGAGGTGTAATGCCATACAATCCATCAAAACCACATCACTTTAGCATGTATTTAGATGGCGAGTTTTATTCCCTTTACCTACGAAAAACAGCGTACGAATTTAAAACGGCCTTAGATCAGCTTGATGCCCAAGTACTTTACAAAACCATTCTTCAACCGATTTTAGGTATTAACGATTTAAGAAAAGACAATCGAATTTCATATGTTAACGGTCAGCATGAAATGGTCACTATAAAAAGCAGCGTGGATAGTGGCGAATTTACGGTTGGCTTCGGAATGTGTCCTTCAAATGTGGAACAAATGAAACAGATTGCGGATGAAGGTTTACGAATGCCACCTAAAAGTACTTATATTTTACCTAAATTGAGGAGTGGAATTACGATTTATGAATATTAA
- a CDS encoding YggS family pyridoxal phosphate-dependent enzyme, producing the protein MNIEQNLKDIKSTIPESVTLVAVSKTKPISDLMEAYNAGQRVFGENKIQEMVEKYEEMPKDIKWHMIGHVQRNKVKYMAEFVNLIHGVDSFKLLKEINKQAKKHDKIINCLLQIKIAEEDSKFGMSADDATSLLKSEKISELKNIKIVGVMGMATFTDNMNQVEKEFKFLKHTFTELKSLQPELKTISMGMSGDYQLAIDCGSTMIRVGSSIFGERN; encoded by the coding sequence ATGAACATAGAACAAAACTTAAAAGATATAAAATCAACCATACCAGAAAGCGTCACTTTAGTGGCAGTTTCTAAAACGAAACCTATAAGCGATTTAATGGAAGCTTATAATGCTGGTCAACGTGTTTTTGGAGAAAATAAAATCCAAGAAATGGTTGAAAAGTACGAAGAAATGCCAAAAGACATTAAATGGCACATGATTGGCCATGTTCAGCGCAATAAAGTAAAATACATGGCAGAATTTGTCAACTTAATTCATGGTGTGGATAGTTTCAAATTGCTGAAGGAAATTAATAAGCAAGCCAAAAAACACGATAAAATTATCAACTGTTTGCTTCAAATTAAAATTGCGGAAGAAGATAGTAAATTTGGTATGTCTGCTGATGATGCTACTTCCCTATTAAAATCTGAAAAAATCTCAGAATTAAAAAATATTAAGATTGTCGGTGTAATGGGAATGGCAACTTTTACGGACAATATGAATCAGGTTGAAAAAGAATTCAAATTCCTAAAACACACATTTACAGAACTTAAATCATTACAACCTGAGCTCAAAACCATAAGTATGGGAATGAGTGGCGATTATCAATTGGCAATTGACTGCGGAAGTACAATGATTCGTGTAGGAAGTAGTATATTTGGAGAGAGAAATTAG